Proteins encoded in a region of the Canis lupus familiaris isolate Mischka breed German Shepherd chromosome 1, alternate assembly UU_Cfam_GSD_1.0, whole genome shotgun sequence genome:
- the PLPP6 gene encoding phospholipid phosphatase 6, which yields MPSPRRNADARPLAAAASSSSSSSPGSPGSPARGGGGGGGGGGGGGGGGRFEFQSLLGSRAPGADPACARLRAPESPVHRRGSFPLAGAGPSQAPAAALPEEGRMDLNPSFLGIALRSLLAIDLWLSKKLGVCAGERSSWGSARPLMKLLEISGHGIPWLLGTLYCLLRSDSWAGREVLTNLLFALLLDLLLVALIKGLVRRRRPAHNQMDMFVTLSVDKYSFPSGHATRAALVSRFILNHLVLAIPLRVLVVLWAFIVGFSRVMLGRHNVTDVAFGFFLGYAQYSIVDYCWLSPHNARVLFLLWNQQ from the coding sequence ATGCCGAGCCCCCGGAGGAACGCGGACGCCCGCCCgctggccgccgccgcctcgagcagcagcagcagcagccccggcAGCCCCGGCAGCCcggcccgcggcggcggcggcggcggcggcggcggcggcggcggcggcggcggcggcaggttCGAGTTCCAGTCGCTGCTCGGCAGCCGCGCGCCCGGCGCTGACCCCGCCTGCGCCCGGCTCCGCGCGCCCGAGAGCCCGGTGCACCGGCGCGGCTCCTTCCCGCTGGCCGGGGCCGGCCCGTCGCAGGCGCCCGCGGCCGCGCTGCCCGAGGAGGGCCGCATGGACCTGAACCCGTCCTTCCTGGGCATCGCCCTGCGCTCCCTGCTGGCCATCGACCTGTGGCTGTCCAAGAAGCTGGGCGTGTGCGCGGGGGAGCGCTCGTCCTGGGGTAGCGCGCGGCCCCTCATGAAGCTGCTGGAGATCTCGGGACACGGCATCCCCTGGCTGCTGGGGACCCTCTACTGCCTGCTCAGGAGCGACAGCTGGGCCGGGCGCGAGGTGCTCACGAACCTGCTCTTCGCCCTGCTGTTGGACCTGCTGCTGGTGGCCCTGATCAAGGGGCTGGTGCGCAGGCGCCGCCCCGCTCACAATCAGATGGACATGTTCGTCACCCTGTCGGTGGACAAGTACTCCTTCCCCTCGGGCCACGCCACCAGGGCCGCCCTGGTGTCTCGGTTCATCTTGAACCACTTGGTGCTGGCCATTCCGCTGCGGGTGCTTGTGGTACTGTGGGCCTTCATCGTGGGCTTCTCCAGGGTGATGCTGGGGCGGCACAACGTCACTGACGTGGCGTTTGGCTTTTTTCTGGGCTACGCGCAGTACAGCATCGTGGACTACTGCTGGCTTTCGCCGCACAACGCCCGGGTCCTCTTCCTACTGTGGAACCAACAATGA